The Arcobacter sp. F2176 genomic interval CTTTTTGCTTCACAAAATGAATCGGATGATTTAACAAACCTTGAACACAAAGCCATGAATGCAGTTAAAGGAATCTTTGAAGATGAAAATGGAAATTTTACTATAAAAGGAAAACCTGATTTTAAACTAGCAAGGGAACTTATGCACTCAGATGAGTATCACAAAGCAAAAATAAGAATTATGCAACCTTTGGATAACTTCTATAAAGCCTTTGAAAAAAGAACCCAAGAAAGAGTAAATGATGAGAGAAAGACCGTAAAACAACAAGAGTTTTATGTAAATGTGATAGTTCTTTTTTCAGTTATTTTTTTCTTGATGTCATTTTTTATAATTTTATTTAGAATCATTTACCCAATAGATTTATTAAGAGTTGCCATGTTAAAACTTTCATCAAATGATATGAGTGTGGAGTTGGATAAGAACAAGTATGATGATGAAGTGGGCGACATGATAGGTTCTGTTTCTATTTTCAAAGAAAATACTAAAAAACTAATAGAGAGTGAACACCAAATCAAACTTGCCATGGAAGAAGCAAAAAGTGCAAATAAAGCAAAATCTATATTTCTAGCAAGAATGAGTCATGAACTTCGAACTCCCCTAAATGCTATACTTGGATTTTCAAATATTTTAAAAAAATCTATGAATGCTACACAAGAAGAAAAAAACAATTTAAATATAATCAAAAGAAGTGGAGAACATCTTTTAAATATCATAAATGAAATTTTAGAATTATCAAAAATCGAAGCTGGAAAAATAGAAATTATTCCAAAAGTTTTTAATCTAAAAGAGTTAATAGAAGATATTAATTCAATTTTTGCCTTTAGATGTAAAGAAAAGGGCTTGGAGTTTAAAATTGTTTTAGATGATAATCTACCTGAAGTTGTAAAAATGGATGATTTAAGACTTCGGCAAATACTTATAAATCTCTTAAGTAATAGTTTGAAATTTACAAATGAAGGTGAAATATCACTATATTTATATGAAAAGAGCCAAAAACTATTTTTTGAAATAAAAGATAGTGGAATAGGTATTGATAATAAAGATTTAAAAAGAATATTTAAACCCTTTGAGCAAATTAAACATGAAGATTATAATAAAAATGGAACAGGATTGGGACTATCTATTACAAAAGAGTTAGTAACTTTAATGAATGGTTCTATTTATGCAAAAAGTAAAGTTAATCTTGGAACAGAGTTTTATTTTAGTGTTGATTATAAAAATGCAAATAGTAGTGATATTGATGCTCAGTTAAAATTAAAAGATATTATAGGAATAGAAAAGAATAAAAATAAAAAAACTATTCTTGTAGTTGATGATATTGAAGTAAATAGAAATCTATTAACACAAATATTAACTTCCCATGGCTTTGAAGTATTTCAAGCAAGTAGTGGATATGAGGCCATTGAACTTTTTGAAAAGCAAGAGTTTAATCTTATTTTTATGGATATAAAAATGAGTGGCTTAGATGGCTTAGAAACTATAAAGCTTATAAGAAAAGATGAAAAAGACAAAAATATACCAATAGTTGCAGTATCTGCAAATGTATTTAATGAAGATAAAGAAATAGCAATACAAAGTGGAGCAGATGGATTTTTAGCAAAACCAGTTGATGAAAAAGAGTTATTAATTATTTTGGCAAAGTATTTTAATTTGAAATTAAAATATTTAGAAAATAATGAAGAAAAAGCTGATATTTTTGAAAGAATATCAAAACTTGATAAAAAGTTTTTTATAAAACTAAATGAATTCGCTTTATTAATGGACTCTTCTAGTATTGAGCAGTTTTTAGAAAATAGTGATATTGAAAATGATTTAAAACTATATTTAAAAGAACTTGTGGAAAACTTCAAATATAAAGAGATAAGTGAAATCTGTATAAAAAATATACAGTAAACTTTTTAACTTTACAAAAAAACAACACTTAAACAACACTTCTATTTTATACTTCCCTTAGTAGTCAAAGAGACTAAATCTAAAGGAGAATAAATGAAAAGTAGATTCACAAAAGTTTT includes:
- a CDS encoding response regulator, whose translation is MLLFILNTISFISVAVVINKYQNSTVKLENAYQLQYKSLILAHELRQSSDDLTRMARTYVITGNPLFEEQYKTVLDIRNGKKNRPKRYNGIFWDFYTLDGTKPILDGEKVPLRDLMKRANFPDEELNLLFASQNESDDLTNLEHKAMNAVKGIFEDENGNFTIKGKPDFKLARELMHSDEYHKAKIRIMQPLDNFYKAFEKRTQERVNDERKTVKQQEFYVNVIVLFSVIFFLMSFFIILFRIIYPIDLLRVAMLKLSSNDMSVELDKNKYDDEVGDMIGSVSIFKENTKKLIESEHQIKLAMEEAKSANKAKSIFLARMSHELRTPLNAILGFSNILKKSMNATQEEKNNLNIIKRSGEHLLNIINEILELSKIEAGKIEIIPKVFNLKELIEDINSIFAFRCKEKGLEFKIVLDDNLPEVVKMDDLRLRQILINLLSNSLKFTNEGEISLYLYEKSQKLFFEIKDSGIGIDNKDLKRIFKPFEQIKHEDYNKNGTGLGLSITKELVTLMNGSIYAKSKVNLGTEFYFSVDYKNANSSDIDAQLKLKDIIGIEKNKNKKTILVVDDIEVNRNLLTQILTSHGFEVFQASSGYEAIELFEKQEFNLIFMDIKMSGLDGLETIKLIRKDEKDKNIPIVAVSANVFNEDKEIAIQSGADGFLAKPVDEKELLIILAKYFNLKLKYLENNEEKADIFERISKLDKKFFIKLNEFALLMDSSSIEQFLENSDIENDLKLYLKELVENFKYKEISEICIKNIQ